In Candidatus Vicinibacter proximus, the following are encoded in one genomic region:
- a CDS encoding aminoacetone oxidase family FAD-binding enzyme, which translates to MSNFDFVVIGGGAAGFFAAIQFAEMRPSSSIAILEAGVESLSKVRISGGGRCNVTHACYDPKELVKFYPRGNKELLGPFYHFGPQNIVDWFDAHGVSLKTESDGRMFPASNKSQSITDCFEHCIKKYGIKLFLKTRAQDIKWVEEDECWQIITDPEIFQTRFLLISSGSDQRTWEILKRIGHTLIQPVPSLFTFKIKDEVLHALAGLSVPKASVKILHTKFSEEGPVLITHWGLSGPGILKLSAWAARELFERNYEFSISVNWIHSVENIAQESLLNFKNNHPKKIVCAHGLFDIPMRLWKYFCTKAGISETRIWADMHLKEITSLSKILCHQIFEIKGKTTFKEEFVTAGGVALQEINFKTFESKKCNNLFLAGEVLNIDALTGGFNFQAAWTGAAIAAEEMGKRMRKFENELMS; encoded by the coding sequence ATGAGTAATTTTGACTTTGTGGTCATCGGTGGCGGTGCAGCCGGATTTTTTGCAGCCATCCAATTTGCAGAAATGAGACCGTCATCTAGCATTGCGATTCTGGAAGCGGGTGTGGAATCTTTGTCCAAAGTGCGCATATCCGGTGGCGGCAGATGCAATGTAACCCATGCATGTTACGATCCGAAAGAATTGGTCAAATTTTATCCTCGCGGCAACAAAGAACTTCTTGGCCCATTTTACCATTTTGGTCCTCAGAACATCGTGGATTGGTTTGACGCACACGGAGTGTCTTTGAAGACAGAAAGTGATGGCAGAATGTTTCCGGCAAGCAACAAATCACAAAGCATTACAGATTGTTTTGAACATTGCATCAAAAAGTATGGGATTAAACTTTTCTTAAAAACACGTGCGCAAGATATTAAATGGGTGGAAGAGGATGAATGTTGGCAGATCATTACAGATCCGGAAATATTTCAAACAAGATTCTTGCTGATATCCAGCGGCAGCGACCAACGTACTTGGGAAATTCTGAAAAGGATAGGACATACGCTGATCCAACCTGTTCCTTCCCTCTTCACTTTTAAAATTAAAGACGAAGTTCTTCACGCGCTGGCCGGCCTCAGTGTCCCTAAGGCAAGCGTTAAAATATTGCATACCAAATTCTCTGAAGAAGGCCCTGTGCTGATCACCCATTGGGGACTGAGTGGTCCAGGAATTTTAAAACTTTCTGCCTGGGCAGCCAGAGAATTATTTGAACGCAATTACGAATTCTCCATTTCGGTAAATTGGATTCATTCGGTGGAAAACATCGCTCAGGAATCTCTCCTGAATTTCAAAAACAATCATCCAAAAAAAATAGTCTGCGCCCATGGCTTATTCGATATTCCAATGCGCTTATGGAAATATTTTTGCACAAAAGCGGGAATTTCAGAAACCAGAATTTGGGCCGACATGCACCTCAAAGAAATTACTTCACTGAGCAAAATACTTTGCCATCAGATTTTTGAAATCAAAGGAAAAACCACCTTTAAAGAAGAATTTGTTACCGCCGGTGGTGTAGCCTTACAGGAAATAAATTTCAAAACTTTTGAAAGCAAGAAATGTAATAATCTGTTTCTCGCCGGAGAAGTGTTGAACATCGATGCACTCACTGGCGGATTTAATTTTCAGGCAGCATGGACGGGTGCCGCAATCGCTGCGGAGGAAATGGGGAAGAGAATGAGAAAATTTGAAAATGAGTTAATGAGTTAA
- a CDS encoding aminotransferase class I/II-fold pyridoxal phosphate-dependent enzyme, which produces MDHVMQDFAQDFLDGLTNRKAYFSFDSMHGKLEHPEKETLDLPGILRQLDQEMLNQGLNPASGGHLGYIPGGGLYAGALGDYLAAVCNQYAGIYYSGPGAVKLENELIRWLCRLMGFPATAHGNLTSGGSIANLIAFTTAREARELKASEFHKQCIYLTSQVHHCVHKAIRICGMREARTRFVAMDDRFRMDPVDLRKKIEEDLALGFEPFIIIGSAGTTDTGAVDPLNELATVAEEYHLWFHVDAAYGGFFILAELEDELGHPLKNKFLGIERADSLAIDPHKGLFLSYGLGAVLIKDTTSQYKAHYYRAAYMQDTVQAMEELSASDLSPELTKHFRGLRLWIPLRLYGIEPFKAALEEKILLCRYFYEEIRKMGFEVGSYPDLSVCIYRYVPLQGDADAFNAALVEHVVQDGRMFVSSTTIHQQYWIRIAILSFRTHLREIDLYLEIIREYMKEKI; this is translated from the coding sequence ATGGATCATGTGATGCAGGATTTCGCACAGGACTTTTTGGATGGTCTGACGAACCGAAAGGCTTACTTTTCTTTTGATAGCATGCATGGTAAACTGGAGCACCCTGAAAAAGAAACCCTTGACCTGCCCGGAATACTCAGACAACTTGATCAGGAAATGCTGAACCAGGGCCTCAATCCAGCGTCCGGAGGGCATTTGGGTTATATTCCGGGAGGTGGCTTGTATGCCGGTGCCCTGGGTGATTATTTAGCTGCGGTGTGTAATCAATACGCCGGAATATATTACAGCGGTCCCGGAGCCGTTAAACTTGAAAACGAACTTATCCGTTGGCTCTGTCGTTTGATGGGGTTTCCGGCTACCGCACATGGTAATCTCACCAGTGGTGGCAGTATTGCCAACCTCATTGCTTTCACCACGGCCCGCGAAGCTAGAGAACTCAAGGCATCTGAATTCCACAAACAATGTATCTACCTGACCTCCCAGGTTCACCATTGTGTGCACAAGGCTATCCGGATCTGCGGGATGCGGGAGGCCAGAACCAGATTTGTGGCCATGGATGATCGTTTCAGAATGGATCCGGTGGATTTGAGGAAAAAGATAGAGGAAGATCTGGCATTGGGTTTTGAGCCTTTTATCATCATTGGATCTGCCGGCACTACAGATACCGGGGCAGTAGATCCCCTTAACGAATTGGCAACCGTGGCGGAGGAATATCATTTGTGGTTTCATGTCGATGCAGCTTATGGGGGATTTTTTATTTTAGCAGAACTTGAGGATGAACTTGGACATCCACTTAAAAATAAATTTTTAGGAATTGAGCGAGCTGACTCGCTTGCCATTGACCCACACAAGGGCTTATTTTTATCATATGGTCTGGGAGCGGTCCTAATCAAAGATACTACCTCTCAATACAAAGCCCATTATTACCGTGCTGCGTACATGCAGGATACCGTTCAGGCCATGGAAGAGCTCAGTGCCTCCGACTTGTCTCCTGAACTCACCAAACACTTTAGGGGACTGAGATTGTGGATTCCATTGCGATTGTATGGAATAGAACCTTTCAAGGCAGCACTGGAGGAAAAAATACTTTTGTGCAGATATTTTTATGAGGAGATTCGTAAGATGGGTTTTGAAGTAGGTTCCTATCCGGATTTGTCCGTGTGCATTTACCGTTATGTTCCACTTCAGGGCGATGCAGATGCCTTTAATGCCGCGCTTGTGGAACACGTAGTGCAAGATGGCCGGATGTTTGTATCTTCCACTACCATTCATCAGCAATACTGGATACGCATCGCAATACTTTCTTTCCGTACACATTTGCGGGAAATAGATTTATATCTTGAAATTATTAGAGAATACATGAAAGAGAAGATTTAG
- a CDS encoding choice-of-anchor B family protein translates to MNSIIYYLNNIFILICFSTSLSAQTGWNMQVRALIKPPENCSSIWGHTTGNGKELALLGTAEGVRIYDLSQPDQPIEIVFIQGNPCLWRELKTSGDFAYVSSECDDGLLIIDLRNPDSIQHKFVFDFLNAEGDSFRITNAHTLYVDEKGYIYLSGTRETGSSFAILDPSMNPWQPLMVFSQNGDYMHEVHVWEDVLYGAELFNGVFSIWDIKDRKAPKRLADQRTAFTFAHSVWLDQKQKILYTADETNGALVEAWDVSDPYFIRKMDQFRVGFGADPYHIPHNVFHHQDHLYISWYTEGVRVLDTRKPDNLVEVGFFDTYPGKLSGFHGCWSVYPFFKSGLIIASDIETGMFVMEFNGSRAAYLAGKITDSANKLPIYDANITLKSINGPNDIRSNSDLKGNYKMGSGNNGTHEITVRKSGYRVFKKNINLFTDSLLTYDISLEELPKANLKIVLKDAQSGLAVSDAEVQIWNEGLSYSAKTNNDGVCELDQIYHGNYVMLCGKWSYLHKGDSNLVISGDLELNFVLTRGFEDQFVLHHDWKIISEDSIVSWQYGNLTELFPPPSNYPSKDISGDFGDQCIYTNNFGDTDSKYRLNGHLYLMSPPMNLNNYDEIQLSYFPWAYGGWDDAIMECYLQMDDEKIFLENIPLNLKGNFNPKTDRKINVKGIQRDSVRFVFHLWNNPDSSIYAISLKAALDGLKLTGTIPNKTKFTTEGSLKVFPNPFYQTLSLQNNFDQKITIKLYSASGKPLDQLSLIPGETKIHTSEKFSSALIFYQVGSEDGKIISSGKIFQIN, encoded by the coding sequence ATGAATAGTATTATATATTATTTAAATAATATATTTATATTAATATGTTTTTCAACGTCGCTCTCCGCCCAGACCGGATGGAATATGCAAGTCCGCGCGCTGATCAAACCGCCTGAAAATTGCAGCAGTATTTGGGGGCATACGACAGGGAATGGAAAGGAATTGGCATTGCTTGGAACAGCAGAAGGGGTCAGAATATATGACCTATCTCAACCGGATCAACCCATCGAAATTGTGTTTATCCAAGGCAACCCTTGCCTGTGGCGTGAGTTGAAGACTTCCGGGGACTTCGCTTACGTGTCCAGTGAATGTGACGATGGTTTGCTGATCATTGATTTGCGTAATCCTGATTCTATTCAGCATAAATTCGTTTTTGACTTTCTAAACGCAGAAGGAGACAGTTTTCGGATAACCAATGCACATACTTTGTATGTGGATGAAAAGGGTTATATTTATTTGAGCGGGACAAGGGAGACCGGTTCTAGTTTTGCCATACTTGATCCTTCCATGAATCCCTGGCAGCCCCTCATGGTTTTTAGTCAAAATGGAGATTATATGCATGAAGTCCATGTTTGGGAAGATGTGCTATATGGCGCTGAATTATTTAATGGGGTATTTAGCATCTGGGATATTAAAGACCGAAAAGCACCCAAAAGATTAGCAGACCAAAGAACGGCCTTCACCTTTGCGCATTCTGTCTGGCTGGATCAGAAACAAAAGATTTTGTACACCGCGGATGAAACAAATGGCGCATTGGTAGAAGCATGGGATGTTTCGGATCCATACTTTATTCGTAAAATGGACCAATTCAGAGTGGGATTTGGTGCAGACCCTTATCACATTCCTCACAATGTGTTCCACCATCAGGATCACTTGTACATCAGTTGGTATACGGAAGGTGTTCGGGTGCTCGACACCAGAAAACCCGATAATCTTGTGGAAGTAGGTTTTTTTGATACTTACCCTGGAAAGTTGAGTGGGTTTCATGGATGCTGGAGTGTATATCCGTTTTTCAAATCAGGTCTGATCATCGCATCTGACATCGAAACCGGAATGTTTGTAATGGAATTCAATGGAAGCAGGGCAGCTTACCTGGCTGGTAAGATTACTGACTCCGCAAATAAGCTTCCCATATACGATGCAAACATCACCCTTAAATCCATCAATGGCCCAAATGACATCCGATCTAATTCTGATCTGAAGGGAAATTATAAAATGGGATCCGGAAACAATGGAACGCATGAAATAACTGTCCGCAAATCGGGATATCGTGTTTTTAAGAAAAATATAAATCTCTTTACGGACAGTTTGCTTACTTATGATATTTCATTGGAAGAATTGCCAAAAGCTAATTTAAAAATAGTTTTAAAAGATGCTCAATCCGGACTTGCTGTTTCAGATGCAGAAGTTCAAATTTGGAATGAAGGTTTGAGCTATTCTGCAAAAACAAATAACGATGGCGTCTGCGAGCTGGACCAGATCTACCATGGAAATTATGTGATGCTCTGCGGAAAATGGTCCTATCTACATAAAGGGGACAGCAACTTGGTTATTTCCGGTGATCTGGAATTGAATTTTGTATTAACCAGGGGATTTGAAGACCAGTTTGTATTGCATCACGACTGGAAAATAATTTCTGAGGACAGCATAGTGAGTTGGCAATATGGAAATCTGACTGAATTATTTCCACCTCCTTCCAACTACCCTTCCAAAGACATCAGCGGAGATTTTGGAGATCAATGCATTTATACCAATAATTTTGGTGACACCGATTCAAAATACAGACTCAATGGTCATCTGTACCTGATGTCTCCTCCAATGAATCTGAATAACTATGATGAAATTCAATTGTCTTATTTTCCCTGGGCTTATGGTGGATGGGACGATGCCATCATGGAATGTTATCTTCAGATGGATGACGAAAAAATATTCCTGGAAAATATTCCACTCAATTTGAAAGGAAATTTCAATCCGAAAACAGATCGAAAAATTAATGTGAAAGGAATTCAAAGAGACTCCGTTCGATTTGTATTTCATCTATGGAATAATCCGGATTCATCGATTTATGCCATCTCCCTAAAAGCTGCTCTGGATGGATTGAAACTAACAGGCACCATTCCAAACAAAACCAAATTCACCACAGAAGGATCCCTGAAAGTTTTTCCAAATCCATTCTACCAAACTCTTTCCTTACAAAATAATTTTGATCAAAAGATTACCATAAAATTATATTCTGCTTCAGGAAAACCTCTGGACCAGCTAAGTCTAATTCCGGGTGAAACTAAAATTCATACTTCCGAAAAATTTTCTTCTGCTTTAATTTTTTATCAGGTCGGTAGCGAGGATGGAAAAATTATTTCAAGTGGAAAAATATTTCAAATAAATTAA
- a CDS encoding insulinase family protein has product MIQHIIGQTLPYHRTLLANGLTLVVVPDSTTMMACVCILYRVGSRDEKEDKTGLAHLFEHLMFSNCGKEVDFDEIMQNAGGESNAFTTPDTTQYYNIAPTSQLELMLQLEAHRMNGFKIKRKEFGIQQRVVIEEFSEHYLNNPYGLFSHYLMAMSYEVHPYRWPVIGRNQEEIAGLEFKDAEEFYHKYYHPSNAILVVSGNVRPDEVEMLVNRHFGGIAAGIKNQNIYPQEPPQIQKRMRTVPGEYPEEALYIAMHASGRNTKEFYALDFLTDILSEGRSSLLYSKLRKEKMLFSNIDCYLSSTTDPGIVLLEGKLRPGVKVSDGETAFWEIIEQLKAHSVSEHDWQKYMNKNESAYLFSQVGVVNQALNYSYAEWLGDINLVLNELEHYRSLTKEDLQAALHKYFNADQANYLYLTNS; this is encoded by the coding sequence TTGATCCAACACATTATCGGACAGACACTACCATATCACCGCACACTCTTGGCCAATGGGTTAACACTCGTTGTAGTGCCGGACAGTACCACCATGATGGCTTGTGTTTGCATTTTGTATCGTGTTGGTTCCAGAGATGAAAAAGAGGATAAAACTGGCCTGGCACATTTGTTTGAACACTTGATGTTTTCCAATTGTGGTAAAGAGGTGGATTTTGATGAAATCATGCAAAATGCAGGTGGAGAAAGTAATGCATTTACCACACCAGACACCACGCAATATTACAATATTGCCCCTACCTCACAACTGGAGTTGATGCTGCAGTTGGAAGCACACCGCATGAATGGATTCAAAATTAAAAGAAAGGAATTTGGGATACAGCAGCGAGTGGTGATTGAGGAATTTTCAGAGCATTACCTTAACAATCCTTATGGTTTATTTTCTCATTACCTGATGGCGATGTCCTACGAGGTTCATCCTTACAGATGGCCGGTGATCGGAAGAAATCAGGAGGAGATCGCCGGATTGGAATTTAAGGATGCAGAGGAATTTTATCACAAATATTATCATCCATCCAATGCCATATTGGTAGTAAGTGGCAACGTTCGGCCAGACGAAGTGGAAATGTTGGTGAACAGACATTTTGGTGGCATTGCTGCCGGAATTAAAAATCAAAATATATATCCTCAGGAACCACCACAAATTCAAAAAAGAATGCGGACCGTTCCCGGAGAGTATCCGGAAGAAGCCCTATACATTGCCATGCATGCAAGTGGAAGGAATACGAAGGAATTTTATGCGCTTGATTTTTTGACAGATATTCTTTCTGAAGGAAGATCTTCCTTGCTGTACAGCAAACTCCGAAAAGAAAAAATGCTATTCTCCAATATTGATTGCTACCTAAGCTCTACCACGGATCCAGGAATAGTTCTTCTGGAGGGAAAACTTCGCCCCGGTGTTAAAGTCAGTGATGGAGAGACTGCATTCTGGGAAATCATAGAACAATTGAAAGCACATTCAGTCAGTGAACACGATTGGCAGAAATACATGAATAAAAACGAAAGTGCCTATCTTTTCTCACAGGTGGGCGTGGTGAATCAGGCACTGAATTATTCTTATGCGGAATGGCTCGGAGACATTAACCTTGTCCTCAATGAATTGGAGCATTACCGATCCCTAACCAAAGAAGATTTACAAGCAGCTTTGCATAAATATTTTAATGCCGATCAAGCGAATTATCTTTATTTGACCAACAGTTAA
- the aroQ gene encoding type II 3-dehydroquinate dehydratase, which produces MQKPGILIIHGPNLNMLGVRQPEIYGKVSFETYLEELHASFDEVSLGYYQSNHEGDLIDCIQESPSSYRGIIINPGAYTHTSVAIRDALTCIQIPVIEVHLSNIYAREEFRRVSLIKDVCVSSFVGFGMQGYKMAIERMMEFIKAGF; this is translated from the coding sequence ATGCAAAAGCCGGGCATACTCATTATACATGGCCCTAATCTGAATATGCTAGGTGTCCGTCAACCTGAAATTTATGGAAAAGTATCTTTTGAAACATATTTGGAGGAATTGCATGCTTCATTTGATGAGGTGAGCTTGGGATATTATCAAAGCAACCATGAAGGTGATCTCATTGATTGCATCCAGGAATCTCCATCATCATACAGAGGCATCATCATAAATCCAGGTGCATACACACATACTTCCGTGGCCATAAGAGATGCTTTAACCTGCATCCAGATTCCGGTCATTGAAGTTCATTTAAGTAATATTTATGCGCGTGAAGAGTTTCGCCGCGTTTCACTGATCAAGGATGTTTGTGTGAGTTCTTTTGTTGGATTTGGTATGCAAGGGTACAAGATGGCCATAGAAAGAATGATGGAATTTATCAAAGCAGGTTTTTAA
- a CDS encoding gliding motility-associated C-terminal domain-containing protein, with protein MANFRLLLWIPFMAIIFSLDLAAQPLQFFDVKDSLPLKALNVHSTSDAGWITLANAPDSTIQLIKYNYCGKKVYTKKFKIDTFDLFAMNTTRFPGGSQSDTILLAEVFTKGAESGIHLLEIHPFTGSVLLSTTISIPNQKVYLNPVVHATNDLQARYISFNAGPDSSDLSGYLIRTDQNFSQQLLSKLDSAHLIRDVHVFNNNQIFLALDSNVVAGIDPGFNVLFTYHLDSQFVHIDRGIVTGNSSVVLAGNYFTLSSANNLCLVELDQEGVIEEQTTLAYPYDPSLEPRVVSYRPRGGNQRQFLTSFAHQVNGNLSSPAGAKYDSRLANTANNSLLKSITADKVSNLAIDYSEIEENVIMTGNFTDTLRFFNAKLATDLKINDAKCTSEDMEIIARTIVEKFEQDTFTGLKFISLPMVNNNSSIFPKMFDLELKRSCTYYDFKQGATKVMGCVGDSNTILAIPVKYANLDFQNPFVKYLWSPDPDTKIPNTTYDTLITIPNIALTITSSYCDEAASLTYNIEELPCVDFPNVFAPGSETLINKDFNPVYKDNNLNKIRSVEFDIYNRWGKKVFSTTNPAATWDGNIDGNPAPMESYLYTLTIFYLNNQVRTQKGVFSLIR; from the coding sequence ATGGCAAATTTCAGGCTTTTACTTTGGATTCCCTTCATGGCTATTATTTTTTCTTTGGATCTGGCTGCCCAGCCTTTGCAGTTTTTTGATGTGAAAGACAGTTTGCCTCTAAAAGCTTTGAACGTACACTCCACCTCCGATGCAGGCTGGATTACTTTAGCCAATGCCCCTGACTCAACCATACAATTGATCAAATACAACTATTGCGGCAAAAAGGTATATACCAAAAAATTCAAAATAGATACTTTTGATTTGTTTGCCATGAATACCACACGATTTCCGGGCGGAAGCCAGTCAGACACTATTTTGTTGGCAGAAGTATTTACCAAAGGCGCAGAGTCAGGTATTCACTTGCTTGAAATCCATCCATTCACAGGAAGTGTTTTATTGTCCACAACGATTTCGATTCCGAATCAGAAAGTCTATCTTAATCCGGTGGTACATGCCACAAATGATTTGCAAGCACGATATATAAGTTTTAATGCTGGACCAGATTCTTCTGATCTCAGCGGATACTTGATCCGAACCGATCAAAACTTTTCCCAACAATTGCTCAGCAAACTGGATTCTGCACATTTAATTCGCGATGTACACGTGTTCAACAACAATCAGATTTTTCTTGCTCTGGACAGTAATGTGGTGGCGGGCATAGATCCAGGTTTCAATGTGCTGTTCACCTATCATCTGGATAGCCAGTTTGTACATATTGACCGAGGAATTGTGACCGGAAATTCAAGTGTTGTTTTAGCAGGAAACTATTTTACATTATCCTCAGCCAACAATCTTTGCTTGGTGGAATTGGATCAGGAAGGGGTCATTGAGGAGCAGACTACCCTGGCTTATCCCTATGATCCAAGTCTTGAACCGCGCGTGGTAAGTTACAGGCCAAGAGGAGGAAATCAGCGACAATTTTTAACTTCATTTGCACATCAGGTAAATGGAAATCTTTCTTCTCCGGCAGGGGCAAAGTATGATTCCAGATTGGCAAATACTGCCAATAATTCATTGTTAAAAAGCATCACCGCCGATAAGGTGTCAAACCTCGCAATTGACTATTCAGAGATTGAAGAAAATGTAATCATGACCGGCAACTTTACAGACACACTGCGATTTTTCAATGCAAAGTTGGCGACCGATCTAAAAATAAATGATGCGAAATGTACCTCGGAGGACATGGAAATTATTGCCAGAACCATTGTAGAAAAATTTGAACAAGACACCTTCACCGGTCTAAAATTCATCAGCTTACCTATGGTGAATAACAATTCATCCATTTTTCCAAAAATGTTTGACCTTGAATTAAAAAGAAGTTGCACTTACTATGACTTTAAGCAGGGTGCTACAAAAGTTATGGGTTGTGTGGGAGATTCCAATACAATTCTTGCCATCCCCGTAAAGTATGCAAATCTCGATTTTCAGAACCCGTTTGTGAAATATCTATGGTCACCTGATCCCGATACTAAAATTCCCAACACTACATACGATACATTAATCACGATCCCAAATATTGCCTTAACCATTACCTCTTCTTATTGTGATGAGGCAGCGAGCCTTACATATAATATTGAGGAATTACCATGTGTAGATTTTCCAAATGTCTTTGCTCCCGGCAGTGAAACATTAATCAATAAAGATTTTAATCCGGTTTACAAAGACAACAATCTCAACAAGATCAGAAGTGTAGAATTTGATATTTATAACCGGTGGGGTAAGAAAGTGTTTTCCACCACCAATCCCGCTGCAACCTGGGACGGAAATATAGACGGCAATCCTGCTCCGATGGAATCCTACCTATACACTTTGACGATCTTTTATTTAAACAATCAGGTACGTACACAAAAAGGTGTCTTTTCGCTGATCCGATAG
- a CDS encoding ATP-dependent DNA helicase RecQ, whose product MLTKDRINEALKFHFGFESFKGNQEKIIESVLNQKDTFVIMPTGGGKSLCYQLPALMLPGTAIIISPLIALMKNQVDAIRGYGQTDEIAHFMNSSLNRSEIKQVKEDITRAKTKLLYVAPETLQKEETIEFLNSVDLSFMAVDEAHCISEWGHDFRPDYRRIRDMINSIDRHIPIIALTATATPKVQIDIVKSLEMNDPDIYMESFNRPNLYYEVRPKINKDQTMKQIVQILKAQPGESAIIYVQARKTTEELAQVLQVNGIKASPYHAGMDPKARSQVQDDFLMEEIDVICATIAFGMGIDKPDVRVVIHYDIPKSLENYYQETGRAGRDGMVGNCFAFFANADLTRLEKFLRDKPASERDMGAQLLDEVEAYVESSVCRRKFVLHYFGEEFEESRCKGMCDNCRHPKPKLEVKKEMLLALKTILALNQNFTIKPLVEFLCGINTKDILDYELDQHELFGQGKERDNLFWFSLFRQGILKGFIIKDVETYGILKLSEEGKEFIKKPVEVEISINHDYGNTTTSSEEDTAPAQGVALDPQLFNTLKEIRLDVAKKHKVKPWVVFFDPSLEEMATQYPISMEDLCKISGVSRGKAERYGQPFIDYIAKYVEENEIERPDDFQIKQVADKSKAKVEIIKCIDKKMPLGDIARNVQMNMEELMDELNIIVSSGTKININYYIKEEVDESICEDIYDYFNTADSDSAEEAYKSLKEDDITFEEIRLVRLKFLSEMVN is encoded by the coding sequence ATGTTGACAAAAGACCGTATAAACGAGGCATTAAAATTTCATTTTGGTTTCGAATCCTTTAAAGGCAATCAAGAGAAGATCATAGAATCTGTCCTCAATCAAAAAGATACTTTCGTTATCATGCCGACTGGTGGAGGCAAGTCCCTCTGCTATCAGCTACCTGCGCTCATGTTACCCGGCACAGCCATAATCATCTCACCCCTCATCGCGTTGATGAAAAATCAGGTGGACGCCATTCGTGGCTACGGGCAGACGGATGAGATTGCGCATTTTATGAATTCTTCCCTGAACCGATCAGAGATCAAACAGGTAAAAGAAGACATCACCAGGGCAAAAACCAAATTGCTTTATGTGGCCCCGGAGACGCTGCAAAAAGAGGAAACCATAGAATTCCTTAATTCTGTGGACCTTTCCTTTATGGCGGTTGATGAGGCCCATTGCATCTCTGAGTGGGGGCATGATTTCCGTCCGGATTACCGACGCATCAGGGACATGATCAATTCTATTGATCGCCACATTCCCATAATAGCACTGACCGCAACCGCAACGCCAAAAGTTCAGATTGATATCGTAAAGAGTCTGGAAATGAATGATCCGGACATTTATATGGAATCCTTCAACAGACCAAATCTGTATTATGAAGTAAGGCCGAAAATAAATAAGGACCAAACGATGAAACAAATCGTTCAGATCCTTAAAGCTCAGCCGGGTGAATCTGCCATCATTTATGTGCAAGCCAGAAAAACTACAGAAGAGTTGGCTCAAGTACTCCAGGTCAATGGGATTAAGGCTTCCCCATATCATGCAGGAATGGACCCAAAAGCAAGATCTCAGGTGCAAGATGACTTCCTGATGGAAGAAATCGATGTAATCTGCGCAACCATTGCCTTTGGAATGGGCATCGACAAACCGGATGTGCGGGTAGTTATTCATTATGATATTCCAAAATCTCTAGAAAATTATTATCAGGAGACCGGTCGTGCCGGCCGTGATGGTATGGTAGGCAATTGTTTTGCATTCTTCGCCAACGCAGACCTCACCAGACTGGAAAAATTCCTCAGGGACAAACCGGCTTCTGAACGGGATATGGGCGCTCAGCTCCTTGATGAAGTGGAAGCATATGTAGAAAGTTCTGTATGCAGACGAAAATTTGTACTTCACTATTTTGGGGAAGAATTTGAAGAATCCCGTTGTAAAGGAATGTGCGACAATTGTAGGCATCCTAAGCCAAAACTGGAGGTCAAAAAAGAAATGCTTCTGGCTTTAAAAACTATTCTTGCACTCAACCAGAATTTTACCATAAAACCATTGGTTGAATTTTTATGTGGTATCAATACAAAAGATATTCTTGACTACGAATTAGACCAACATGAATTGTTTGGCCAGGGAAAGGAAAGGGATAATTTGTTTTGGTTCTCATTATTCAGACAAGGTATTCTAAAAGGTTTTATCATCAAAGATGTAGAAACCTACGGGATCCTAAAGCTCAGCGAGGAAGGAAAGGAATTCATTAAAAAACCGGTAGAGGTTGAAATTTCCATCAACCATGATTACGGCAACACCACCACCTCCAGTGAAGAAGATACTGCCCCGGCACAAGGCGTGGCACTGGATCCCCAGTTATTTAATACCTTAAAGGAAATCAGACTGGATGTAGCCAAAAAACATAAAGTAAAACCATGGGTGGTATTCTTTGATCCGTCCCTGGAAGAAATGGCTACTCAATATCCTATTAGTATGGAAGACCTTTGTAAAATCTCAGGGGTGAGCAGGGGTAAAGCAGAGCGTTACGGTCAACCATTTATTGACTACATTGCCAAATATGTAGAAGAAAATGAAATTGAACGCCCGGATGATTTCCAAATTAAACAAGTAGCTGACAAGTCTAAAGCAAAAGTGGAAATTATAAAATGCATTGATAAAAAAATGCCTCTTGGAGACATTGCAAGAAATGTACAAATGAATATGGAGGAACTGATGGATGAGTTAAACATCATCGTGAGTTCCGGGACTAAGATTAACATTAATTATTACATCAAAGAGGAAGTGGACGAATCCATCTGCGAAGACATATACGACTATTTCAATACCGCAGACAGTGATTCTGCTGAAGAAGCATATAAGAGTCTGAAGGAAGATGACATTACCTTTGAAGAAATTCGACTGGTCCGTCTTAAGTTCCTTTCTGAAATGGTCAATTGA